Genomic window (Nicotiana sylvestris chromosome 7, ASM39365v2, whole genome shotgun sequence):
GGGACCGATTGAGGTcagattttgatgttcttggtatgtatggactcgtgggaggataagaattCTATTAATGTAATTATTATCGGATTCCAAGATGTAGTCCTAGGGGTCGGGTTTGATcagttttgggatttttgatgtaatttgattattttcgtatGGGCTCGTTCCATTAGCATATATTGATATTAtgattatgattttggatagattcgacacgcgttGAGGCCGAGTCTAGAGGCAAGGgtgtcgcggagtagtatttcatccggtgtgAGGTAAACAACGATTGTAAatgacctgagggtatgaaaccccaaaattTTGCATTGTTTTGATAAAtcaggtgacacacatgctaggtgacgggcatctGGGCGTGCACCTATagggattgggacttggtccatcccgtgacGACTGTATAGTCgcatattttgatatattgtatatgatatccatgtgttttagaaattggattgataacttgggctgaatgccatgtttggggcctttgtACTGAGCTATTTAGACACTTAGGgatattttactactttcctcacactgttttgatttgaAGCACATCCTTAGTCATGACttacctatttattgtttaatccggtttcatcaatttacttcttaatatatgaaaactgtttgggctgagtttccctgattttcactgatatgcccaagtggccgtgaggttaatgattgagagaggttgaggacctaatgatgaggattatatatttatttggatcgggctgcacgccgtagcgatattTACATGGATTGGGCTGTACGCCACATCGATATGTATTAGATCGGGCTGAGGCCAtaacgatatgacgcttgggctgtaggagcccctccggagtctatacacccctagtgagtgtagtcgactataaactatggatcgggctgcacgccgcaatagttattattttagttacttactgagttagcgtactcacgttactctctgcaccttatttgcagatctaggtgcccgagcatcacagtgagagcttccagcactcttAGAGTCGTATCCGGAGATCacaaggtagctgcacgacatTCGCAGCCCTGCCTTTCTCTTTCCTATTCTAGTACTTTGTATTTTCAGACTTATTATCTATTATTTAGATAGTGTTGGGTTATacttagaggctcatgactagtgacaccagattcagAATGTGTTATTGTATTTTCATACTAGTTTCCGCATATTTCTATTGATATATATATTTCATATGAAAGATTCGAGACTCagtctgtattggaaaaaaagaATTTATTAAAAGATTTCGGTGTGGTAAAAGTtgaattggcttgcctagtactgtgatatacgccatcacgaccgggatatttggggtcatgacaagttggtatcagagcctaagttacataggtctcatgggtcatgagctggtttagtatagtctcgcgggtcggtacggagacgtctgcacttatcctcgagaggctgcagaacctttaggaaacttcacattcttgaaattacTGTCATGTGAATCTGTTGATTTTAGTACTAAAcatctgttattctattctctcacagatggtgaggacacctgctaccggtcaggatcaatgaccaccagtaccaccagttggggccactagaggccgaggtcgcggtcgaggccgtggtaggggcaggggtgtagcccgcacaacagctagggcagcacctgtagatccaccagcagccctagttcatgatcaggtaccagttgtggatgctccagcaacaccagctcaggcaccgactgtACCTATTGTTATTCTAGGCCTTCTGGAGGCTCTAGCTacgattctatcagtatgcactatcctggcttaggcggtctcagttactacaactgcagctacttcttaggccggggaaggcactcagactcccgttgctcgcacacctaagcaggttgtGCAAGGACTTCAGACACCCCTTTTTGTGAACAAGTTTGGAAAGCCAaccccagtgtgtcaaagttcagaggagtctcatggactcctaaGCAATGCTCACATTGGAGGGGCAAGACCGTAGGTGTTCTAAGAATAGGAGTTGAAAATAGGATATAGTTATGGATTCTCGGGAAGTAAAGAGCAAACATGGTCACTCAATTCTAGTGACACAAACAAAGGTCCCAGCAATCAAACAATATACAGGAACAAGATCACTTAGAGTTTCAACTTAGTTTATTAACTGTTACTAGGTGAGCATACAGTCATATACAGGGGGATAGCAGGGCTTAGGAGCAATATTGGTCAGAAGCCTGTGAGAGGTGAACATAAGATAGAATGAACATGCTAGTGGAGAAGTAAACAGACATAGGTCTAGTTTATATATAAAAAGTATGCAAACTTGCTGAGGGCAGAAGCACAGGAGTAAACAGGTTGAAAGCAGGATACACATAGGTTCAATCAAACAGAACTAGACATGCTATTGCAGTAAACACATAGGTTGAACAGAAGTATACATGCATATTGTAGTAAACACGTAGGTTTGCTTAAGGAAAAGAAAGGCATGCTGATTATAAGGAAACACATAGGTCAAATTGAATAGCAGTAAGCATAAAGTCTAATTgatcagtaatgaacatgctgATTGGGAACAATAATCATGAAGCACATGGATTTAATGAGATAAGTAGACATGCTGGTAACAGGGAACATAGTTGAATTAAATAGTAGTATACATGGTAAGTAGGAAAAAAACATACAGGTTCAGAAGAAAGACATGATGATTATAAGAAAAATTCAAAGGTTTAATTCAATgtcaatagtgggagcataccagTTAAGGATTTAGAATAGAAGAGTGAAGCGAACAATATCCAAAGGTCTAGCCCTAGCTTCCAGCCGGCTAGATGATGTAACAACAACTAGTAGAAGATTGTGATAGAGGAAGAGGGCAAGAACTTGTATACTCTTCTATGTCTATGTGTGTGTATTGAACTATTGTTCATGTGTTTGAGAGGCAGAATGAGAAAGTATATATAGCACTTAGAGAGTagaacaaataaggtaaagagaatcaAAGTTCAATCAATTAAGGATCAATCAACCAATCACAAAATTAATTTATATAAGGAAGTCCGGAAAAGACCCCTTTAATTGGGAAATAGTCAATTAACGGTCATAACAGggggttcaattaaggaaatgAATCAAAACATACCATGTAGGGAGTCAGTATAAAATCCCCAAACTACTGTCGGCTAATTAAGGAAAGTAAGAAAAATAGGGAAGCGGGTCACAAATAAGGAAGCCAGTAAATCCCAACACACTTATTTTAACAGGACAATTAATAGGAAATAATCGGTAAAAATCTTCAAAGAGTACTAATTTCATAGGAAAGAATTATTtgaatatttaaataaaaattaaccAAGTAAGAATCCCAAAGGGTTCTGTTTAACAAGAAAGAAGATAGTTCAAATCCTTAAtagaaatcaattaatcaaaaaaTTCAACAAAATACTGATATTAACAGGAAAACTCATTTAGGTCTTTAAATAGAATAATTTAATACAACTGGCTCATGGAGATAAACACAATATGGAAATAAAATCGAAGAAATCAGTATAACACACAGAATCATCTAGGGTTTGAGCATGCATGCGGAAATTAGTCAAGATAGTGAAgaaacaattaataaaaacacTGAGAAGTTAGAAAAATCTTTGAAGAAAAGTCTGGGatgaaccctaattttagaaagaGTAAACGAAGtcgaaaaaattaattaaatcaagagatttttaaaggaaaacacCCAATAATACTTAAATTACTtcagatctataaagatctgagaagatTCTAACTGTAGTGAAACTAgggtttttcaaaaaatagtaGAAATGAAGAGAATCGATCGAAAACTCATGGATTCGTACTAGAAACAAGAGGAAATCCATACTCACAAATGAAAGTGGCCTGAGACAGGCCGGTAAACAATTTTCAAGCCAGAACAGGTTGGATTTCCatgagatcttctcaaggactcaTGAAATCAAACAGCTAGAGGGTATAGGAGACCGGTGGTGGTCGGAGAATGCACAGAAATACCATAGATGGGAGGTTCCCGATGGTAACAGTGATTAGGGTTATGAtgagttgagagagaattggAGATGAGGGATTCAAAAGCGGAGGGGTGTGACAAATGTGTATGGTTAGGGGGTCATTtggattaaaaatggtaagagaGAATGGGGGTCGTTGATCTCAAAGATCAACAGCCAACGTGAGAAGGGGTGTGGGTTGGGTAGGATTTTAATTAGGTTAGGTTTTTTTTTAATTGGGCTTGGGTTAATTAAAttggatttgggggggggggggtccaaTTTTGGGTGTAAATTAGGGGCTAttttgttaaatacccattttactaaataaaataatttttaaaatatctaattaaatgataaaaatactTTTCAGACATGAAGGtgctttaaaataattatttaatattataaaaatataaaagtaattttatgtatatataatgtagttatgcatatgcatgggctatttttgcaaaatatgcaattatagtcttaaaaaatacaaatgtaattataaaaaatacaattaaaatatttgaacgctcatataaatataaatgaagaatttagatgattaaatcatcataaaataataGGAGGGATAGTTTTAAAaatttatgtaattaaaaaatgcagaaataaatggaCTCAGGGCCtttaaaaattgtagaaaaaattgtaaaacacttgtgcatgtttgtaaatgtgtgtacaatattttgaatatatttatgcatatttaaaatatatgaggaaaaaattgtgtatcaacagctgcccctctttacctaggAAGGATGAAAGGGTTTTCGGGTAAaaaaatgatgaccgattttgaccgaatgggtgtTTTGAAAAACCTAAAGGCCGAACCCTGGTCTttgagtttcctacatatccctggttttacaggaatcatgccatgtgtagttctgtACTCAACGGTGAATGAAACCGACGAAGTTGTTATAAGAATGGTAGCCAGTTTCATCAAAAGGTTCTTTTTGTGAAGGGTGATGTCGGATAGAGTTATGATTATGGGTCTGGAGTGTAACAAAGGGATTATAGGAAAGATATTTGGATATCACAGAGTAAGGTGGGTAATTAATGGGAATCGGTTATAATGGCAAAGTGAAAATGGTATGAGCGGAAACCGGAGCAAAGGCTGCTCCTGCTTGAAGAACGGTTACCTCCTGGATTACCCGTAAAACTTGAAACACAATGCATGTGAGTATAtagatgatgcaaattccctttggaccatgaaggattgtctttggacagtgagaatgacgtccttagactatgatgtcctaggccatgtTCTCGGGCCATGGGGATGGTGCctttgaaccatgacgcctttgaataatgatgtgcaagcATTGAGAGATCCTCAAGTCATGACATGGTATCTTTAggctatgaagatgatgccttaggactatgacgcctttggataggttgGCTATATGTCAGCCCATGAAGTGCAGAGTTATGATACTGAAAGTGATAGCAAGACAAATCTTAGTCTTGCACGGAGTTTGGGGTAAAGCTTAGCCCGAGAGAAGAAGATAGTGCCAAGAATAGAGAAACTTTATTCAgtgagggacaatgcttagtcccatgagaaggcagtgcttagccttatgcaaatatggaggtagggtttagcctcatgcaagatttgagatagggcttagtctcatgcaaagagaaggcgatacttagccttatgcagatgagaggcagggcttagcctcatgcaagattagaGATAgtacttagtctcatgcaaaaagaaggcaatgcttagccttatgcaaatgagaGGCAGGGCTtcgcctcatgcaagattggagacagagcttagtctcatacaaagagaaggcaatgcttagccttatgtagatgagaggcatggcttagcctcagtCAAGATtagagatagggcttagtctcatgcaaggagaaggcaatgcttagccttatgcagatgagaggcagggcttagcctcatacaagattaGAGACAGGGCTTTGTCTCATGCAagaagaaggcaatgcttagcctcatgcaagatttgagacagagcttagtctcatgcaaggggaAGACAATGCTTATCCTTATgcgaggtagggcttagcctcatgcaagatttgagatatagcttagtctcatgcaaagagaaggcaatgcttagccttatgtagatgagaggcagggcttagcctcatgcaatattgAATACAGGGCTTAGtttcatgcaaggagaaggcaatgcttagccttatacaaatatggaggcagggcttaccCTCATGCAAGAAcaaagaagaatagaagatttcttagctggagatatatttgcgtcTAGTGGCCTGATCGTTAAGTCTTTGGTATGTGTATGTTTGTGAATACTTCTGTTATGTTCAccatgcctgcatccaaagaaaaattgtaagttttataaggggaggttggttcgtgccttcgcCTACTGGCTTTGCTTCACTCCATTCTGGAGGCCTTTGTTTGAGTTGCCCTATATAACACCTGACTGTCACGGAAATAgaattttcaaaaatatgcatttattgataaaaatggagttattttttttggaaaacatagtgaaatatcaagtaattttagatgaactagtgactgtaacacattttagAGACATTGTGCTttcttattttaaaattttgagggtcctgctcaaaattctgccccagtttggtaaatgGTCCTTTGGCCATTTACGGGCGACGAAACTTGCTGAATCTtttccggaattttgagaatctacCCCGGTTTCTTAACTAATTTCTGACTTTCTGGCATATGATGGCCTCGGCTGGACTTGctctagaattttgagggtcctcctcaaaattctgccctaatTTCTGGTTCTGAGGGAGaatgaaattttattatgatatgactgaacccacatggctgcctatgtatcccctctcaAATGGAAATCGGGTCAAACATAGTTTAGTTACATTGGATGAAgtaatgtaaacaatctaaacatagtatctcttgactgcatctgaattgattggtttcggccaaacttctccgtctaTTTCAGCAAGTATGAGTGCTTCTTCTGTTAGTACCCTGTGAAACATGTAGGAacctttccagttgggagagaatttccctttggcttcatcttgatgcgggaagatcttcTTTAGCACCAACTGTCCCAACacaaactgtcttggtttgacccttttgttgaaaggttttgacattctattctgataaaacTTATCATGACATactacattcattctttttctATCTATAAGAGCCAATtactcatagcggctccttatctattctgcatcgctgagttcgacTTCTTGTATGaatcttaaagaaggaatttctaccacTGCTAGAATgatagcttcggtaccataaactagtAAATAGAGAGTTTcctagttgatgtgcggactgtagtgcggtacccTAATAAGGCAAAGTGTAACtactcgtgccattgtttgtggttttctaccaacttccttagtatcttcttgatattcttttagcagcttccacagctccattcatttgaggtttgtatgctgtagagtttttgtgcttgatttttaaggtttcacacatggctttcatcaagtcactattgagattggcggcattatcagtgataatggactcggaAACTCCGAATCGgaaaacaatacgatccttgacaaactctgtgatgactttcttggttacagctttgtaggatgAAGCATAtacccattttgtaaagtagtCAATGACCACTAAATTGAACTTGTGCCCGTTTAAAGCAGTGGGCTCGAtcagaccgatgacatccattccccatgtAGCAAAAGACAGAGGTGCACTTGTTGTGTTGAGCTCATTGGGTGGTacccttatcatgtctgcatgtacctgACATTGGTGGCATTTTTGAACGTATAggatgcaatccgtctccatggtcatccaaaaaaaTCCAGCTCTGAGTATTTTTTTGGttagaacaaaaccattcatatgtggtccacaagttcCGACATGTATTTCTACGAGCAATCTGGAAGCCTCCTTTgtgtcaacacaccttaacagCCCTAGATTAGGAGTTCTCCTATACATGTTCCCTCCgttttggaagaagtgattggatagcCTCTGCagcgtgcgtttctgagtgtggtttgcctactctggatattctcctcttgccaaatattctttgatgttgTGGAACCAAGGTTTGCCATCCATTTCCTCatcaacatgagcacagtaagccggttgattatggatcctcacctgGACAGGattaatgaaattcttgtctggatatTGTATTATTGATGGCAAAGTGGCCAGTGCATCtgcgaactcattttgaattctgggcacatgtttgaattctatctttgtgaatctcttcatTAATTCCTGCACATGATATAAGTATGGCAGTATCTTGGTGTTCTTTGTAGCCCATTCgccttgaacctgatgtactaGAAGATCTGAATCATTGATTACCAGCAgttcttgtatattcatatcgatggctAGATTAAGCCCCATGATGCAAGGCtcatattccgccatgttgttggtgcatggaaacctatACTTCACAGATACAGGGTAGTGTTGACCTGTTTCTAATACCAAAaccgctccaatgcccactcctttgaagtttgcagctccatcgaagagcATACTCCAAACGTCGTAAGCTTCAGTAATGTCCTCTCATACGATGATACTTCCTtattaggaaaatacgttttcaagggtttgtattcccctcccacaggatttttagcaagatggtctgccaatgcttgttctttgaccgccttctgagttacatagacgatattgaACTTACTTAACaatatttgccacttggctaacttcctggtcggcatgggcttctgaaagatgtaatttagagggtccatcctggatatgaggtacgtggtataggcacagaagtaatgcctcaatttctgagccgtCTAGGTCAAatcacagcaagtgcgttccaaCAGAGAGTATTGTGCTTCGtaaggtgaacttcttactcaagtagtatatgtcatgctcctttctccctgtcttGTCATGTTGTACCAAAACATATCCAAAAGCTcaatctaatacagatagatagagtagcaaaggtctcctaGGTTCTGGCAGGACTAGGACTAGCGGTGTGGGcaagtattctttgattttgtcaaaagccttttgACAATCTTTGCTCCAACtcgtttcagcatctttcctcaacattttgaagatgggttcacatataacagTGGACTGTGCTCTGAagtgactgatatagttgagacatcctaCGAAGCTTATTACGTCATTCTTGCTCTTTGGTGGaggtaactcttgaatagccttaactttggacgggtccaactcgatcCCTTGGCGGCTGataatgaatcccaacaacttccctgTATGAACCCTGCATGCACATTTTGTGGGGTTCAATTTCAGATTGTACCttcttaacctgtcaaagaatcTTCTCAACTTTGTTATATGATctgtggccctcttggatttgataatgacatcgtcaacatacacctctatttctttgtgtatcatatcgtggaagatggttgtcatggctctcatgtatgTAACctcagcattctttagaccaaagggaatcatcttgtagcagtacactccccatggtgtaatgaaagttgttttccccgtggtgataacccgcgaagcaatctacaaaggattggagttcatgcttggcttAATTGTCGaataggatgtgtatatttggcagtggaaagtcgtccttgggacttgctctatttaagtttcgatagtcaacacatattctgactttcccatctttcttcggaacttatacaatgttggctagccaggttgggtactcaactaccctgagtgAGGACTTTGGATTTGATAtgcttagtgacttcctccttgatttccaggctcatgtctggtttgaattttctgagtttttgcttcattggcggacacattggattggtaggaaATTTGTGAGACACTATGTATGTGCTCAAACcgttcatgtcatcatatgaccatgcaaagatatcctcatattccttaaAGAAATGGATGTACTCATCCTTCTCtatcggtgataagtgaatgcttatgcgagtctcccTGACGGTTTCGGCATCTCCTAAATTTGCTGCTtcagttttgtccaggttggacttaggtttattctcgaagttctcaacctctctgataattttctcaggtatttcatcttcttcttccgagtcactatccttatgttgtattgtctcattacatgtcacagtcatagGTTCACTAGGAacagtaataataatgttgtagaaagaaaaatgtgaaagataataatgaattaTAATAGCCATTCAATGATAAAAAAATTGAATATatccaaaacaagtacggctcgatgaatcgagcaattattttgaaacaaaacgtgtctcttaaaaataaaattactaaAAACATCTGAAATGCCTAGCGTGGCTATAGAAAAAAATTTAggctaaatgccaagctacctagggactcggtaGGCCTAGGATCGTATGGCAGTCCAGTTTCTGACAATGACTCCTTTATCCATAGTCTAAATGGTGAGGCctttttcctcctcctcctcaattatcacactgcaatccatatcctcgTCCTCTAGTAACAAATTCCTCAGCCCAGCTAAAGCTTCTTCTTCTACAGTTCCCCATATTATATCAGCCTGGTGAAAAGTCTGTcccagatgtggcactggttgctcgagagggtaataaggaccacgccatggacgtgaccaatcatcatactcttgccatgtatactggtatccgagcccgaagGTTGTACCATGACGTTTCAACTATATTGGTTTAGTAatgccctggagattcttcctaagccctttgtcgggttcatacccaggCCATGCCAGTAtgatttctattttgttactccaccatttgtctttctcaactgcattgacatgttcgatgtggtgataagtttcccctcctagccttcttctgttctcgtataaccgggatggtttgactggtgtaaataggaCTACCtacatctccgtgaatgatcacctcctgatgg
Coding sequences:
- the LOC138873510 gene encoding uncharacterized protein; this encodes MDPLNYIFQKPMPTRKLAKWQILLSKFNIVYVTQKAVKEQALADHLAKNPVGGEYKPLKTYFPNKEVSSYERTLLKLTTFGVCSSMELQTSKEWALERFWFPCTNNMAEYEPCIMGLNLAIDMNIQELLVINDSDLLVHQVQGEWATKNTKILPYLYHVQELMKRFTKIEFKHVPRIQNEFADALATLPSIIQYPDKNFINPVQVRIHNQPAYCAHVDEEMDGKPWFHNIKEYLARGEYPE